agaaagatgcaatttcaGTTGcagttgatcgtttgacgaaatcagctcattttattccgattcggtttgattattcgctcgataagctagctgagttgtatatttctgatattgtgaaattgcatggtgtaccattgTCAATATTATctgatagagacccaagatttacatcacgattctggaagaaattgcaagatgctctgggtactaaattgcatttcagtactgcttttcatccgcaaacagatggccaatctgagcagactattcaaatactcgaggatatgttgagatgttgcattctcgagttcgaaggtacgtgggaatagtatctatctttgattgaatttgcctataataatagctttcaatcgagtattaaaatggcatcgtacgaggctttatatagtagaaagtgtagaactccgttatattggtctgagcttagtgagaataagatttatggTATTAatctgataaaagaaacagatcaGAAAGTCCGAGATAGTCCGAAAGCtgcctctgatcgtcagaaatcatatgcagatttaaaacgaaaggataTCGAAtatgagatcggtgataaagtgtttctgaaggtatctccgtggaagaaactgttccgatttggaaaaaggggcaagttgagtccgaggttcatcggaccatatgaaatcattgagcgagttaggccggttgcttatagattgaagctaccatctgagttagaaaagattcacaatgtatttcacgtatcgatgcttcgacgatacagatctgatccttcgcatcgAATTTCTCCGTCTGATATTGAAATCCATTCAGAAATGACTTATGAAGTAAAGCCAATCTGTATTTTGTCccgtgagattaaagaattgcgtAATAAGAGAATTATGTTAgtcaaagtactgtggcatagacacggagtagaagaggctacatgggagcctgaaaaTGCAATGAAacagcaatatccgaatctgtttaacggtaagattttcgaggacgaaaatccctaagaggggagaaTTATAATAGTCCAGTTTTGACCttagtcagaataatggtttcaggaccacaaatccgagtttaaaaaatattttaatattattttttgtgtctatGATATGAGAATTtgcatctgtgaaatttctgtgatttaatttgtctgtttatgtgcttaattatgaaaaaggattaaatcgcgtaaagtgtaaaagttgagtgctagatgttaaagcacctatttggcttggcttttaaaatatgggttcttgcatgtcaaatttaccatttatgttaatggtggacaattatggacatgttaggtaagttttaatgatttattaatgaagggcaaaatggtaaatggtgtattaaatgaattaaagcaAATTAAGTGCATGAAATAAGCCATTTCTTCATGCATTCttaccaaaaatcaaaagaaaataggaAGGAATAGAGCTTTAGGGTTTCAACACTTGCAagcatcaattaggtatgtgtttttgctcgatttttgataatttctacgtttctgtaatcgttgctttgtgttcttcaaaacccatgtctaaatttctgtttttgttgaagattataaaatgtgccattgatgattatctGAGCTTTGTAGTGCTcttatatgaattatgaaatatatatgttaaattatcatgttttgttattgaatttttgatgaaatgagctatttgggctaatttgtgaaaatgaggttttgaaggactaatttgtgaatttaacatgttgtatgggcttatatagaagccatgaaaatttggcaagcccttgttgcaaagaaattttacatgttctaaattgtcaaagtgtgaaaatttaagggctaaaatgtaaagtgccctgaatatgtgtatatggattaaattgaatgaaataaatgattaaatggttgaatttgtattgtattagatcaagaacaaagaaaatcgaacttagatcgagggaagtccaaggtagtcgaatagtcgactcatTTTCGTCCAAAATCCATACGATGTAAGTCAAACTACACTTAtgtgttaagttgattaaattcTGTGTTTATAAACTGTTATCTGTATTGGACGACCTTGAGAGCCTGATAAAAGAACATTGGTATTGATCTAGATTATCATATAAGACCGTGTCTGAGACACTggcatcgatttgaaatttacgtgtaagaccatgtctgggacatcggcatcgtatctgtttttgtataagaccctgtctgggacagaaggatcgatactgaattacatgtaagaccacgtctggggcgTTGGCATTGTACTTGTCTGTGAATATTTATTCCATTTATGGATTGTCCAATGATAAagtatgagatatgaaatgtataattccTGTACGTTCGTATCGTACTTAATTTCTAAATATGAAAGACTATTTCTGCGAAGTAGGTTCGGAAATCATGAAAATGAATATGATATGcttacaagcaaatgagcatggttaagtttatgaacaactctgagaaatggctatgaatttttattattgttttgaacTACATATATATGCTTTATGTACTTAAACCAATTGTGTttagcttactaagctctttgtagcttactctgtgggcttactatctattttacagttatcgtagctactgaaggctcgggaatagtcgaggattgtcatcACACCATCAAACTCTTTTTGGTACTTTcaaaaatgtatataattatgtatggcatgtataagctagaatgGATTAGTTGATATGTATGTACAAGTtatgccatttgaattggctagcaaatgatatatttgtgtattgttttggtGTATGTCTTaatgtgctatgttctaatgtgttttggtcatatttGAGCAATGAATTTTTTGGAAATGTTGGTATACTTGTGCCATGACCTTGTTGGTATacttggcttaaaccaagcctgcattgtgccacacggctagggaacacgggcgtgccttatggccgtgtgaaaaagtcagtagcTAACTAAATTTTACAAGgtcatggcacacggccgtgtctgttggccgtgttaaaaagtcagtataggacctctttttggcacggttggaccacataggcgtgtcttgtgcctgtgtgagtcacacggcctagtcacacggacgtgtgacttggtcagttttgaaaatattgattaagttcTGAAAGTTCTGAATGGGTTCGGTTTAGTTCTGACCttccctaaatgtatgttttaggtctcgtagaccatcttaatggatgaattgtggatgaatatatatgtattgatattatatgatatctgtgaatCTGTGTTACTCTAAAATACTCTGTCTATCCGGTGACTCCCCTTTCCTATTTcggtgacggttacgggataggggtgttacaccggacatgtcttacactagcactcgtctcagtgccaatgccatgtcctagacatggtcttacactagcttccATAATgttgctgatgcatgtcccagagatgtcttacactagcacacacaaGACACCCAATTATTACGGCATGAATGTTCGGTCTACTTCCTAAGGCTCCAATAGAAattctattatctcaattatcattatacattatcaaatttcataatcaatcaattcatgctatatcaattcaatgacaattcaaacacatatatcaacaacatagttgtattatttacatacaacttacctcgaattacaaaatgcaCACGACTAGTCAGTTTGCTTGACTTTCCCCCGATCAAGGTTCGGATTTGACaactcttgatctataatagtaaaatgcactcatttagtcactaatcaCAATTAGGCAATCAAAAATTTACATCCTtagtaaaatgatcattttggcCCTAGACCttagcaaaatgaccatttttaccctaggctcgaaaatcgatttttatcgaatttattcgtatcttaagcctagccaaaccctttttactcttatagcaacttcaaaatctcactatttcacatatttatcccTTAGttcacaacttatgcaaaatagtccctttggGTGTTTTTATGCTATCACctctcacaaaagttgtttaggactcttctaagactcatattcttccataaaattttagaaaataacatgaatattCACATAGTGAAACCCTAGACTTATTAccgttttgcaaaatagtcctctcaTTTGAAAGTCCATAACACAAGCatgccaaaaatgtaaaaatcatcaagaaaatcatcaagatcacttacattatgagagaaataagttgctgcaaatttttagttttaaaacctccatattttttgatattttcgGTGAAGAGaagagatgaagaagaagaaaaatgctaGATAGGCCTTAGGCATTATTTCATtaccaaatcatgacatcaccTACCTAAActttgactatttgtttaaaattcatctcatggccggccaagctactctataagggtctattttccctttaaatacCCCTAATTTAATTCCTCTAGATAATTGACACATTTTGGCAATAGtttgcaactttttctttttatgcgatttagtcctttttcgcaattgggcaaGCCATCGCTagaattaattcaccaaattttccATACACTAATATTAACATGCTATGaccccaaaataataataaaataatttattcaactatggatttatggtcccgagaccactattctaactaggccctaagtcgggctattacaaaataaattgttttattttcttttagccAAAGAAATGAGAGAAGGTCTCAGTACCAAAGAGAAGGAACCCGTAGAGTAAATAAAGCTCTAAGTAAAGAAATCTGGTGAGTTCCTTCATACCTTGAGTCTAATATTTGTGTTATTTCGTTTAACATTTATCATTGTACATCCAGATAAGTGGCTTTGTCCTTTGGCTCTGATGCTCTGTATAAGGAAATGCATTTAAAAAGTCAGTGCATGCAAAGGTATAAACGATTAAATAGACTCAAAAACCTAGTATATACATGATGTGAATACTCTTTCCTTGGTTCACAAGCTCTGTATCCAGACTGGTGTAATGAGGCATCAGAGGGATGTTATGTATGatgagtaaaaaaaaaagaacataggATAATATGTTTTGCCTCTGTTATGACACTCTGGTGCAAACCATGGCTGGTGAAAACCCAACCTTACGATGGAACACAAGTGTGTGTTTGAAAACAAGGAGGAATGTTAGGAGGTACAGAGGTGATGAATGGTAAATAACTCTGATGAGCGATATAAAGATATAGGAAAATGGTTCTTCAAAAACTAGGATCAAAAGCTAGCACAAGGAAGGGAGTATGTGGGAAAATGGGTGTATGTGTGTAAAATAAGCAATGTACATTGCATGGAATGTAAACAGTAAGCCTGGCAATTAAAAAGGGGCAGTCCGCATAAGTGGCGAATACACGGAGCAATTGTGTCCATGATTGTCACATGTGAGATTCTAAAAACAGTTAGTGTCTGCCAGTAGGCTGAGTCTGATCGCAGTAGTATCCACCAGAAGATACATCAGATTAGAAAGAGTTTTGTATCCGCCAAAAATAGCATGTTAGTCCATTAGTTAGAGTCTAACCCCCTTGTTGTCTGATGGTGTTTTTAAGGGATCCATTTTTCGGGAACTCACTAAACTCTTTCAAACTTACCTAGTTTCTTCTTCTTACTTTCAGGTTTTTAATTGAATGTGGTGACAGCAAGGGAACAACCAGACTAGTGACCCATTTGTGAGccttcttgattttctttttgtgaCATGTAATTGTTAGGGGTATCAGGACAATTGTTAGATGTTGCTATTTAAAAATCATTGAACTGCATTTTGAAAACGATATTTTGTACTTGTGAATGTTTATTGGTAGCCTTGTTGGCGTATTATTAATTATGGTTTATggcattatcaaattaaattgagttgaattttaaaCTTTAGCTTAAGTGGTAACTCGAAAGGAAATTTCGTACAAACTATTGGATATGTTTCTAAGTTGTCGTCAAGTGGTGTGGTACCATTTTAATTTcgttttcaattatatatattcaaatttacgGAACACCACTCTAGTAAATTGGTACCCCACCAATTCCAAAAGTTGGTCTTAAAAAGAAAAGTTTAGTGATTTCAACAGTTTACTCATGGCGTTCCATACCTAGTTCCGATGATCGGATCAAGTGTGGGGTGTTATAAAAAAGTTCTACAAGTTTAAGCTGCTAGCATGAAATGAATAAGGGATTTAACAACCTTGAATTTACGAAGGAAAGTTAGTGAGCAAATAGTTGAGATAAGGCACCTCCCGAGCAATCTTCGATAAGGAACATGAGGCTTATAAATTCCTGTCACATGTCAGAAACAAAGGCACATATACCTTTTGACTCCAAAACTTTGTCTCACATTAATTTTTCTTATAATATTATCGACTTAAGTACTGAATGGTGTTCTAAAGGTCGAAGTCTAGCACCTTCTAACTGATTTCTCCATTTATAAATCGCTTATAATTGACTAATAAAATTGAGATCAACATACCATTTCTTACATCACCTTGAAAATCAATCAAATAATGATTTCTTTGCACTTTTGATGTGATCAAATTTCCTTAAATAAAGAGATCATGTTTCTAAAAGAACTCTACTCCTaaaaaatgcatatttgttactttattgaAGACCTGCTCAAGTGCAattcaaggaaaaaaaataagTTCAAGATTAATTTTGTAAGCGTTAGagaaacttattttaaaataatctgTGTTCAATTGGCAACtaatctttaaaaagaaaatttaatagaGAGGAAAGGGGGAGACGATTAAGTTAATATATAGAAATAGTATTGCAACTTGATTAGTGAATTAAACGTGAATCGTTAAATCAAATATCAGAGTAACAccttataaacttaaaaatatttcgAATTATATaaccataattttatattatcTCCATTTTTACTATGCTAGTTTTCGTtgcaattaattttcataaaatttaaatggaTATTATTCTATAAGAAAGTTAACAAACTTATAGTAATTGGATACAGTTTTATCAATAATGAATTTCTATTTTACAAGAATATAagtatacaaaaaaattaaatataaaaacaataatcGACTCTCAAGCATCAAGACTAGAAAGAATAATTAATCTTCCGCTTCTTTTCGATTTTCCAATCTGTGCATTTTATCTTTAGTTTCTAATCAAAATGAGTGGCACCGAGTCATCAGTTCTTCCATCGAGTCAACCCAGATCCACCGAGTTCACGATTCCAAAACTCGCCCAAAAAAGTCTTAGCCGCATCCAAACTAGGAAAATAAGCAGGCTCTAAGAATACCTGGCTCAACGAATCGACCGAGCCGGAGCCGGCCACGACTCGGTTCCCTTTCGCTTCTAAACTCCCCATAACCACCACCAACACCTGCTTATATCCGTAAAAGAACCGTTTTAAAGCTCCTTCGATGGCTTGCAAAGCTTGTACGAGGAAGACCTTATTGCCCTCCTGCTTCTCTGAGTACAATCTCATCGCAGCTTCTTGGATCCTGGGTCCGCCCTTAGGATCCACCTCCACACCCAATATAAACGGAACCTTGTGTTTCAATTCCTTGGAGATTTTCGTAATTTCAACCAAGCCTTTCGACCTGAAACAAAACGCTTCCGTTTCATTGACCGGTTTTATCAGTAGCTGACTTTTGAGGTGAAGGAAATCGTCGGGGTCCATTAAGAGGTGGAGATCTTCGATTTCCGCTAGAAGCTTCCAGATCCTTTCCATCAAATAACAATCGCTCGCGGCGGTTTCGAAGATTTCAGCGTCAATCCTCGAAGCGATGCGTTTCAGTACTTGTTTCGCCGTTTGGATCCACGATTCCAGGATCTGATGCGTCGTGAAAAGCGTTGCGTTCTCGTGGTTCTCGATGCAGTGGTCATACGGGCTCCTTTTAAGCGCGTGGATGTCGTTTGGCTTGCAAACGGCGTCGTAATCGAGGCTCGGTTTGCCGGACAAGTTCGGCTCTCCTAAACCTAGAGTGTACGGACAACGCCTCATCTCGCACTCAATGGTGTAAAGGATTTTCTGCGCGGCGTCTTCAGATTTCTGCCACGTGGCAAGTCGAGGCAACAAGCTGTCTTTGCTGGTTCGGCTGACCACCGTTGTTTCTCCATGAAGCTTCCAGACCTCGGCAGAGCTGCTCTCACGAGCTAGTACTCCGTTCGAAGAAGTTAGATCGACGATTGGCGCCGTGCCAGCTGCCGTTTTGTCCTCGTTTTCCTCCTCGCAAAGCATGGCGATGAGTTCGATCTGACTCGTGGTGAGTGACTCGAGTCGACGCTTCCATTCGCGACGGTTCGAATACGATCTAGGATCAGACAAAACAATCGAAATAAACCTGAATGTGATCTCGAGAGCATGCAAAGCGGGCTTCAAAACGCGCTCGTTTTGCCAAGCTGGAAACTCCTTTGTCTCCCATAACTTCCTCAACTCCGGTAGCCGGAGATAATAATCGTAAGTGGAGGAAGCCGAAGCTGAAGTCGAAAGTGGAGATGAAATATTGGAGAAGCGAAACGGCGTAGGAATCGAAACCTGAAGCTTATTAGAAAGTTTTGGGGATTTGTTTGGGATATCGGAAGAGACCATCTTCGCTTTCCAATCTAAATCAACCATTTTCTGGAAACGAATGAGAAAAGAAAATGGttggtaattttatttttccttcagATTTGGGATTTTAGGTTCACTAGACTGATTTGGAAACGAAGGGAGATCGGGTGTGCGTGTGTATAAATAGGGTGGGGTGTTTGGGTAATAGGAAATGGCGTGTGGAAATGTCGaggtgtttgaattttttttttgcgggaaaaattaaaaattaaaaattaaaaatgaacctTATCCAAAAATTCAGACCGAAGTTAGGTCGTGTTGGAATGGGTTGTGGTAAAAGTGGGAGAGAACTGTTTCAAGACTGACTTGGGTCGTTTCTAATGTCCCGCTTAGACCGTTGATCAACTACATTTATCCTTAGCTGATCCACTCACCTCATAGCGCCACTAATTCACCAAATTCATTTTATAATCTTAAAATACGCATTTTGGACGTCAACTAACCAAATAGGCTGATTCATTTTACATAAAACCCTTAAATCATTACGATGTAAATTGTATTGGATAGGGCATTATTTGAtcctttttaaatataaacattgAAATATTCCTTCATACATTTGTACATCTCATACATTAAATAGTCCAAAGGATGCCAAATTAACATTCAAACATCGAGAAGAGTCAAAGCAATCACAacaaatttgaatatattttagACGATTTTGGTAAATGAAGATATGAATTGGCAGGATCGTTGCTGATGTTTGACTATTATTTGTCATAAAGAAACACAGAGACAGACAAGCCCTCCAGTCGGGTCAAATCTCAAACGCTACcttatttttccaaatttatgCCTGTCCTTATCAACTACTCACCATCGTGCCATTGTCGCTCTCCGTCTTCTCTgccgaaaattataattaattaaaaacttcaaatttaccgctgctttttttttgttgttgttgggtTAAAGTGAAAACGACGGCCGCCCACCTTCTTTATTCACTTGAAAGCTGCTCCAAATTTCAGTTTATTTCTCTCTTAACCAACGCCAAAATTTAATTGCACtattaatatatacatttagtaaaatagtaaattatgcatattaaaatatatataaatactatcaaaataaaatttttattgattggttaatttaatattgtaattaatttaattagtgcAAGTTTACatctttctatatatatattttttattaaaaaatatttaattaatttatatcgtgaattcaataaatttttttattttttaaaatatttattaaaacaaacCTAATAATTAACTCTCTATATTTTATAGTCTCATTAAAAAATAGAcactaattatatattttaaaaatttctccaTAACCAAGGTGACGAGGTCCTTGTAAATAATATAGGTATTAAATTTAAATCACTTTTTTCTCCGAGCCG
The sequence above is drawn from the Gossypium hirsutum isolate 1008001.06 chromosome A05, Gossypium_hirsutum_v2.1, whole genome shotgun sequence genome and encodes:
- the LOC107960100 gene encoding nematode resistance protein-like HSPRO2, whose translation is MVDLDWKAKMVSSDIPNKSPKLSNKLQVSIPTPFRFSNISSPLSTSASASSTYDYYLRLPELRKLWETKEFPAWQNERVLKPALHALEITFRFISIVLSDPRSYSNRREWKRRLESLTTSQIELIAMLCEEENEDKTAAGTAPIVDLTSSNGVLARESSSAEVWKLHGETTVVSRTSKDSLLPRLATWQKSEDAAQKILYTIECEMRRCPYTLGLGEPNLSGKPSLDYDAVCKPNDIHALKRSPYDHCIENHENATLFTTHQILESWIQTAKQVLKRIASRIDAEIFETAASDCYLMERIWKLLAEIEDLHLLMDPDDFLHLKSQLLIKPVNETEAFCFRSKGLVEITKISKELKHKVPFILGVEVDPKGGPRIQEAAMRLYSEKQEGNKVFLVQALQAIEGALKRFFYGYKQVLVVVMGSLEAKGNRVVAGSGSVDSLSQVFLEPAYFPSLDAAKTFLGEFWNRELGGSGLTRWKN